A genomic window from Bacteroidota bacterium includes:
- a CDS encoding acylneuraminate cytidylyltransferase family protein: MEILAIIPARGGSKGLPGKNIKPLLQHPLLAYSIAAAQASKLITRITLNTDSEEIAAVGKQYGAAIPFMRPAHLADDVATDLVVFEHQLKWMKENENYVPDIIVQLRPTSPIRFSGWIDEAITKLLNSDADSVRSITESPITPFKMWLLNVNNNDAMEPLLKLQHIEEPYNQPRQKLPTVYWQTGTLDIIKTAAITEQHSMSGKKILPYLIERKYAIDIDDVASFYKAEELIQNSDCIKFDE, encoded by the coding sequence ATGGAAATTCTGGCAATAATTCCGGCAAGAGGCGGCAGTAAAGGTTTACCCGGTAAAAACATCAAACCACTATTGCAACATCCATTATTGGCATATAGTATTGCGGCAGCACAAGCAAGTAAATTAATTACAAGAATAACCTTAAATACCGACAGTGAAGAAATTGCAGCGGTTGGTAAACAATACGGAGCGGCCATTCCCTTTATGCGTCCGGCGCATCTTGCTGATGATGTAGCAACAGATCTTGTTGTTTTTGAACATCAGTTAAAATGGATGAAAGAAAATGAAAATTATGTTCCGGATATCATTGTTCAGTTAAGACCAACATCTCCAATTCGGTTTTCAGGATGGATAGATGAAGCAATAACAAAATTATTAAACAGTGATGCCGATTCCGTTCGATCAATAACTGAATCGCCCATAACGCCATTTAAAATGTGGTTGCTCAACGTGAATAATAACGATGCCATGGAACCGTTGTTGAAATTGCAGCATATTGAAGAACCATATAATCAGCCAAGGCAAAAACTACCAACTGTTTACTGGCAAACAGGAACTTTGGATATTATAAAAACCGCTGCAATAACAGAGCAGCACAGTATGAGCGGAAAAAAAATATTGCCCTATTTAATTGAAAGAAAATATGCGATAGATATTGATGATGTTGCAAGTTTTTATAAAGCCGAAGAATTAATTCAAAACAGCGATTGTATCAAATTTGATGAATAA
- a CDS encoding polysaccharide deacetylase family protein, translating to MGLKQSYFTIYNKRNRKSAIATLADKTGMRIIFPFYHVVSDEPVQHINYLYKVKTTKQFIADLNFLLENYLPLAIDDYQNGNYNPEKNYFVLSFDDGLSQMAHVVHPILKSLSIPALFFLNSGFIDNTALFYRYKVALLLAEIEHTALATQISAVLSLNKIKVADPVKYLLQLKYKDTNLIDSIAKSCNYNFEDYLKNAHPYLSTNQIFDLIKDGHTVGAHSVDHPLYSAIDPQLQFVQTRDSMRFINEKFNLPKNYFAFPFTADGVVKELFPAMYSELNIHKSFGTAGLQKNKINNHIERIPAEHQTYNLETLVKNEYHYFQFKKMFGK from the coding sequence ATGGGTTTGAAACAAAGTTATTTTACTATTTATAACAAGCGAAATCGTAAGTCGGCTATCGCTACACTTGCTGATAAAACCGGAATGCGTATTATATTCCCATTTTACCATGTTGTAAGTGATGAGCCCGTCCAACATATTAATTACCTCTATAAAGTAAAAACGACAAAACAATTTATTGCAGATTTAAATTTTTTACTGGAAAATTATTTACCACTTGCAATCGATGATTATCAAAACGGAAACTACAATCCGGAAAAAAATTATTTTGTATTAAGTTTCGATGACGGCCTGAGTCAAATGGCTCATGTGGTTCATCCTATTTTAAAATCATTATCTATTCCCGCTTTATTTTTTTTAAACTCCGGATTTATTGATAATACTGCTTTATTTTATCGGTATAAAGTAGCATTGCTGTTAGCTGAGATAGAACATACTGCGCTGGCAACACAAATTTCTGCTGTATTATCATTAAATAAAATTAAAGTTGCTGACCCGGTAAAATATTTATTACAGCTTAAATATAAAGACACGAATTTAATTGATTCAATAGCGAAGTCCTGCAATTATAACTTTGAAGATTATCTCAAAAATGCACATCCATATCTGTCCACCAATCAAATTTTTGATTTGATAAAAGATGGACATACCGTAGGTGCCCATTCGGTTGATCATCCCTTGTACAGTGCCATTGACCCGCAATTGCAATTTGTTCAAACGCGAGACAGCATGCGGTTTATAAACGAAAAATTTAATCTCCCCAAAAATTACTTTGCTTTTCCTTTTACTGCTGATGGTGTTGTAAAAGAATTATTCCCTGCTATGTATAGTGAATTAAATATTCATAAAAGTTTTGGAACTGCCGGGTTGCAAAAAAATAAAATTAACAATCATATAGAAAGAATTCCTGCCGAACACCAAACTTATAATTTGGAAACGTTGGTAAAAAATGAATATCATTATTTTCAATTTAAAAAAATGTTTGGCAAATGA
- a CDS encoding Gfo/Idh/MocA family oxidoreductase encodes MNKKEGVLVIGAGSIGERHIGNLLAMGYQNIHVYRQRNLPFRNITNSAIVIHTDWSSIPKEKILFAIICTPTNQHLEQTLLCLEAGFHVLVEKPLSHSNEHLEQLNAAVNKYRKLVQVAYMMRFHPHMIQIKAMIKSNQYGKLHSIRTHWGSYLPDWHPYEDYKTSYAANKNMGGGVALTLSHDLDLVNWLADSKIKTVAKKFGYSSNLNIDVESVADFQISYQNDITAQVHLNYLEQIPQRKYIFIFEDATVEAEYFSATITIHHKGIKQVETIADFDRNDLFKTELSHFISEINNDNVTAISLQQIEESAVIINLCQNE; translated from the coding sequence ATGAATAAGAAGGAGGGTGTTTTAGTTATTGGTGCCGGTTCAATTGGAGAGCGGCATATCGGCAATCTGTTAGCAATGGGTTATCAAAATATTCATGTTTATCGTCAGCGCAATTTACCTTTTAGGAATATAACGAATTCAGCAATTGTTATACACACAGATTGGTCATCCATACCTAAAGAAAAAATTTTATTCGCAATAATTTGCACCCCAACAAATCAACATCTTGAGCAAACGCTGTTATGTTTGGAAGCCGGATTTCATGTTTTGGTAGAAAAGCCCCTCTCCCACTCAAATGAACATCTTGAACAATTAAATGCAGCAGTAAATAAGTATCGCAAGTTAGTTCAGGTTGCCTATATGATGCGCTTTCATCCGCATATGATTCAGATAAAAGCGATGATAAAATCTAATCAATATGGGAAATTGCATAGTATTAGAACACATTGGGGCAGCTATTTGCCGGATTGGCATCCTTATGAAGATTATAAAACATCTTATGCTGCCAATAAAAATATGGGTGGTGGTGTTGCTTTAACATTGAGTCATGACCTGGATTTAGTTAACTGGTTGGCAGACAGTAAGATTAAAACAGTTGCAAAAAAATTCGGTTATAGCAGTAATTTAAATATTGATGTAGAAAGTGTTGCCGACTTTCAAATTTCATATCAAAATGACATCACAGCGCAGGTACATTTGAACTACCTGGAGCAAATACCCCAACGCAAATACATTTTTATTTTTGAAGATGCAACGGTGGAGGCAGAATACTTCTCTGCAACAATAACCATACACCACAAAGGAATCAAGCAGGTAGAAACAATTGCTGATTTTGACAGAAATGATTTATTTAAAACGGAATTATCCCATTTTATTAGTGAAATAAACAACGATAATGTGACAGCCATTTCGCTGCAACAAATTGAAGAGTCAGCGGTAATTATTAATTTGTGCCAAAATGAATGA
- a CDS encoding LexA family transcriptional regulator, which yields MALIGSNLRHLRNERKLSQQELADLIRVGRTTIANIEANLANPGHKTLLEIVKVFDITIDELLHTDLTKKIKQVSTKDVEKGSGTIIYRPIVITVDEQGQENIVMVDTKAAAGYPTRYLEPEYYKELPAFKLPGSDYRNGTFRCFQIEGDSMQDTIQHGDYVIGRFCDNHFKDVRDGYIHVVVTADNVLVKRLINKAETEHKLYLISDNDAYPEIVVDIDDVKEIWFVKSKLSSYMPVKKNDLDKLIGDLTTQVHLLKSRLDNIERN from the coding sequence ATGGCATTAATAGGCTCAAATCTCAGACATCTCCGCAACGAGCGAAAGCTCAGTCAGCAGGAACTTGCAGACCTTATCCGCGTAGGACGCACAACGATTGCGAACATTGAAGCCAACCTCGCAAATCCGGGTCATAAGACTTTGTTGGAAATAGTCAAAGTATTTGACATAACGATTGACGAGTTGTTGCATACTGACCTGACAAAAAAAATAAAGCAGGTAAGTACTAAGGATGTAGAAAAAGGAAGCGGCACAATTATTTACAGACCGATTGTAATTACAGTAGATGAGCAGGGGCAGGAAAATATTGTGATGGTGGATACCAAAGCAGCGGCCGGTTATCCAACGCGATACTTGGAGCCTGAGTATTACAAGGAGTTACCGGCGTTTAAGTTACCCGGTTCCGACTATAGGAATGGCACTTTCAGATGTTTTCAGATTGAGGGAGACAGTATGCAGGATACAATACAGCATGGCGATTATGTAATTGGTCGTTTTTGCGATAATCATTTTAAAGATGTTCGCGATGGATATATACACGTAGTTGTTACTGCCGACAATGTTTTGGTAAAAAGGCTGATAAACAAGGCCGAAACGGAGCATAAGTTATATCTCATCAGCGACAACGATGCTTATCCTGAAATAGTTGTAGATATTGATGATGTTAAGGAAATCTGGTTTGTGAAAAGTAAATTATCGTCCTATATGCCTGTAAAGAAAAACGATTTGGATAAACTTATCGGTGATCTTACCACACAGGTGCATTTGCTGAAAAGCAGATTGGACAATATCGAGCGGAATTAG
- a CDS encoding efflux RND transporter periplasmic adaptor subunit, whose amino-acid sequence MNNVNRIIVGFTASMAILLSACGKAESKTETLPAAAPVAQPVQAFVAGSASLNNVIDATGTVLANEEVEIRSEIQGRVTGVYFKEGEFVAAGKLLISIDDKELQAQLKRTDLSIQLANEDETRKKKLTDIGGLSKEDYDVALNYLLKLKAERELLVTQIEKTKITAPFSGVIGLRYISEGGYVTPANLIATLQQTNPIKVEFSIPEKYAGNIKNGSIVNYTVEGNTKTYSATVYAKEPKIDPATRTIKVRATGPNNDNMLVPGAFAKLEIDLATIADAIVVPSEALVPTIKGQSVMLVKNGKATMTVVTTGIRTETTTQIVDGVVPGDTIVVTGLLTVRDGMPVKPIVIEKINK is encoded by the coding sequence ATGAATAATGTTAATCGAATAATTGTTGGTTTTACTGCAAGCATGGCGATATTACTTTCTGCCTGCGGTAAAGCAGAATCCAAAACAGAAACCTTGCCTGCAGCAGCCCCGGTTGCACAACCTGTTCAGGCATTTGTTGCAGGAAGTGCGAGTTTGAATAATGTGATTGATGCCACCGGTACTGTTTTGGCAAATGAGGAAGTAGAAATTCGAAGTGAAATTCAGGGCAGAGTTACAGGCGTTTATTTTAAAGAAGGTGAATTTGTTGCTGCAGGAAAATTGTTAATTAGCATTGATGATAAAGAACTACAAGCACAATTAAAAAGAACCGATTTATCTATACAACTTGCAAATGAAGATGAAACGCGTAAAAAGAAATTAACTGATATCGGCGGTTTAAGTAAAGAAGATTATGATGTTGCTCTAAACTATCTCTTAAAATTAAAAGCTGAACGCGAATTACTAGTTACGCAAATTGAAAAAACAAAAATTACTGCGCCGTTTTCCGGTGTTATTGGATTGCGATATATCAGTGAAGGTGGGTATGTAACACCGGCTAATTTAATTGCAACATTACAACAAACCAATCCCATTAAAGTAGAATTTAGTATTCCTGAAAAATATGCAGGTAATATTAAAAATGGCTCAATAGTAAATTATACGGTTGAAGGTAATACAAAAACGTATTCGGCAACTGTTTATGCAAAAGAACCTAAAATTGATCCTGCAACAAGAACAATAAAAGTTAGAGCAACCGGTCCTAATAATGATAATATGCTTGTGCCAGGTGCTTTTGCTAAACTGGAAATTGATTTAGCAACTATTGCTGATGCCATTGTTGTTCCGTCTGAAGCACTTGTGCCTACAATTAAAGGTCAATCAGTAATGCTGGTTAAAAATGGTAAAGCAACTATGACTGTTGTTACTACCGGAATTAGAACTGAAACCACTACACAAATTGTTGATGGTGTTGTTCCGGGAGATACAATTGTAGTTACCGGATTATTAACTGTTCGTGATGGAATGCCCGTTAAACCAATTGTTATTGAAAAAATAAATAAATAA
- a CDS encoding sulfotransferase domain-containing protein → MSLVNTLIIGAGRSGTTSLYAYLEKHPAVNFSITKELHYFSIPDLYNRGENYFHSLFTDRNKKIIATADTYLLMDTDAPARVKAYNANMKLIIMLREPVARAYSNFNYSVNFGHEKSDISFLETIKLEPGRLNSEDIVEKNNLCHFYGSLYYKHISYWNKYFPSDQILIFKLADLKNNPEQFYKNVCIQLGINYVPFEKQDKEFNVATGAKSKWLQQLLLNRNNPVRKVLSFMLRPFRKLVIQSGMIDKVYALNKKTITIQPLTDEEKQIAKAYFKEDEELLIKTYGISLNN, encoded by the coding sequence ATGAGTTTGGTAAACACATTGATAATTGGTGCAGGAAGAAGTGGAACTACATCTTTGTATGCCTATCTTGAAAAACATCCGGCGGTAAATTTTTCTATCACAAAAGAATTACATTATTTTTCTATACCGGATTTATACAACCGTGGTGAAAATTATTTTCACAGTTTATTTACTGATCGTAATAAAAAAATTATTGCCACTGCAGATACTTATTTGCTTATGGACACAGATGCGCCTGCAAGAGTAAAAGCTTATAATGCAAATATGAAGCTGATTATTATGTTGCGCGAACCGGTTGCACGTGCTTACAGCAATTTTAATTATTCAGTAAATTTTGGGCACGAAAAATCAGATATTTCTTTTTTAGAAACGATTAAACTCGAGCCTGGCAGATTAAATTCTGAGGACATTGTAGAAAAAAATAACTTATGTCATTTTTACGGCAGTTTATATTATAAACATATCAGTTACTGGAATAAATATTTTCCGTCAGATCAAATTTTAATTTTCAAATTAGCAGATTTAAAAAATAATCCTGAACAATTTTATAAAAATGTGTGTATTCAGCTGGGAATAAATTATGTTCCGTTTGAAAAACAGGATAAAGAATTTAACGTTGCTACCGGTGCAAAAAGTAAATGGCTGCAACAATTATTATTAAATCGTAACAATCCGGTACGAAAAGTATTATCGTTTATGCTCAGACCATTTAGAAAATTGGTTATACAATCGGGTATGATAGATAAAGTATATGCGCTCAATAAAAAAACAATAACTATTCAGCCTTTAACTGATGAAGAGAAGCAGATAGCTAAGGCATATTTTAAGGAAGATGAAGAATTATTGATTAAAACCTATGGTATTTCACTCAATAATTGA
- a CDS encoding ArsR family transcriptional regulator produces MCYSFKFVLESLITSRTRIKLLLKFFSNSKSSAHLRGLAKEMHESTNAVRLELNKLSKAGFLVSFDEGNTIQYRANEKHPLFPELKSLVRKYLGLDKVVENIVNQIGDISYAFITGDYAEGKDTGVIELVIVGEVDNEKLSYWVKKTEALINRKVSALVLSLESYPGWKAKGYLDNSIVLWNNNAAE; encoded by the coding sequence ATTTGTTACTCATTCAAGTTTGTGTTAGAATCCTTAATAACATCAAGAACACGTATTAAACTGTTGTTGAAATTTTTTTCAAACAGTAAATCGTCTGCCCATCTTCGTGGTTTGGCGAAGGAGATGCATGAATCTACCAATGCAGTTCGTTTGGAACTCAACAAACTTTCCAAAGCCGGATTTTTAGTTTCTTTTGATGAAGGCAATACCATTCAATATCGGGCAAATGAAAAACATCCGCTTTTTCCAGAATTAAAAAGTTTAGTTAGAAAATATCTTGGATTAGATAAAGTAGTAGAAAATATCGTAAATCAGATTGGCGATATCAGTTATGCATTTATAACCGGCGATTATGCGGAAGGGAAAGATACCGGTGTAATTGAACTGGTAATTGTTGGTGAGGTAGATAATGAAAAACTAAGTTATTGGGTTAAAAAAACCGAAGCGCTTATTAACCGAAAAGTATCAGCCCTGGTTTTGAGTCTGGAATCATATCCGGGCTGGAAGGCTAAAGGCTATCTTGATAATTCAATTGTGTTGTGGAATAACAACGCAGCTGAATAA
- a CDS encoding N-acetylneuraminate synthase family protein, giving the protein MFQFNYQAPKVIAEIGCNHMGNFEIAKELIRLAKECGADYAKFQKRNPKELLSDTQYNAPHPEPWQSYGNTYGQHREYLEFTAEQHGELKLYAESIGIGYSASVWDITSANEIIALQPDFIKIPSACNHNIQLLELIRDNYLGDVHISVGMTTSSEIKTIIDLFNSEKLKNRLVLYSCTSGYPIQFNEICLLEIKKLHDQYGEQVQSVGFSGHHLGIAIDIAAYTLGATWIERHFTKDRTWKGTDHAASLEVPGLQKLIRDLQHTHEALQYKASEILPVELVQRKKLKSDN; this is encoded by the coding sequence ATGTTTCAATTTAATTATCAGGCTCCGAAAGTGATTGCAGAAATTGGTTGTAATCATATGGGGAATTTTGAAATTGCAAAAGAATTAATTCGTTTGGCAAAAGAATGTGGCGCGGATTATGCAAAATTTCAAAAACGAAACCCCAAAGAATTATTAAGTGATACACAATACAACGCACCACATCCAGAACCTTGGCAAAGTTATGGTAACACTTACGGTCAGCACCGTGAATATCTTGAATTTACTGCTGAACAACATGGCGAACTAAAATTGTATGCTGAAAGTATTGGCATCGGCTACAGTGCATCGGTTTGGGACATTACCAGCGCAAACGAAATTATCGCATTGCAGCCTGATTTTATTAAAATTCCATCTGCCTGTAATCATAATATTCAATTATTGGAATTAATTCGCGATAATTATTTGGGAGATGTTCATATTTCGGTAGGCATGACTACCAGCAGTGAAATAAAAACCATTATCGATTTATTTAATTCTGAAAAATTAAAAAATCGATTGGTACTATATAGTTGCACAAGTGGTTACCCGATTCAATTTAATGAAATTTGTTTATTGGAAATTAAAAAACTACATGATCAATATGGTGAGCAAGTGCAATCCGTTGGATTTAGCGGCCATCATTTAGGTATTGCAATAGATATAGCAGCCTATACCTTAGGAGCTACGTGGATAGAACGCCATTTTACAAAAGATCGCACCTGGAAAGGAACAGATCATGCGGCAAGTTTGGAAGTTCCCGGATTACAAAAACTGATTCGTGATTTGCAACATACACATGAAGCATTACAATATAAAGCATCAGAAATTTTACCGGTAGAATTAGTGCAGCGTAAAAAATTAAAATCAGATAATTAA
- a CDS encoding PA0069 family radical SAM protein, translating to MEFPKFDENFFKGRGAQINPFNPFHASNVTAEHIEGLDEELLSPRQTQFYSEHPKKILNKLEMPDAAMMYSVNPYQGCEHGCIYCYARNSHNYWGFSAGLDFETKIIIKHNAAELLEKVFMEQKWVPGPVTFSGNTDCYQPVERKMGITRSLLEVCNRFKNPAGIITKNQLILRDLDILQDLAKDNLIFVNITVTTLQESLRRQLEPRTTSCGGRLKTIEKLAAKGIPVGVMIGPIIPGLTDSEIPDIINAAADHGAQTANYTMVRLNGALDKIFTDWIWKTYPMKAEKVLNNIRSTHQGQLNDSRWSLRMRGDGELANSIHQLFYLMRDKYMPNRTPFEYNIKSFKRPGQLTLNFD from the coding sequence ATGGAATTTCCAAAATTTGATGAAAATTTTTTTAAAGGTCGCGGTGCTCAGATAAATCCGTTTAACCCTTTTCATGCCTCAAACGTAACAGCAGAGCACATTGAAGGGCTTGATGAAGAATTATTATCACCCCGTCAAACCCAATTTTACAGCGAACATCCGAAAAAAATTCTAAATAAGCTCGAAATGCCCGATGCGGCTATGATGTACTCCGTAAATCCTTATCAGGGTTGCGAACATGGATGTATCTATTGTTATGCCCGAAATTCTCATAATTATTGGGGATTTAGTGCCGGCCTCGATTTCGAAACTAAAATTATTATTAAACATAATGCAGCCGAATTACTCGAAAAAGTGTTCATGGAGCAAAAATGGGTGCCCGGACCGGTAACTTTTTCAGGTAATACCGATTGTTATCAGCCCGTTGAACGCAAAATGGGTATCACCCGCAGCTTATTAGAGGTATGTAACAGATTTAAAAACCCTGCCGGAATTATCACTAAAAATCAACTTATCCTCCGCGATCTGGATATTTTGCAAGACCTAGCGAAAGACAATCTCATATTTGTAAATATTACGGTAACCACATTACAGGAATCATTACGTCGTCAGCTGGAACCACGCACTACCAGTTGCGGTGGCCGCTTAAAAACTATTGAAAAACTTGCTGCAAAAGGAATACCGGTTGGTGTTATGATTGGGCCAATTATTCCCGGACTCACCGATTCGGAAATTCCTGATATTATTAATGCTGCTGCCGACCATGGCGCACAAACTGCCAATTATACCATGGTGCGTTTGAATGGTGCTTTGGATAAAATTTTTACCGACTGGATTTGGAAAACGTATCCGATGAAGGCAGAAAAAGTTTTGAATAACATCCGTTCTACACATCAAGGGCAACTGAACGACAGCCGATGGTCGCTGCGCATGCGTGGTGATGGTGAACTGGCAAATAGTATTCATCAGTTATTTTATCTCATGCGCGATAAATATATGCCAAACCGAACACCATTTGAATATAATATTAAATCGTTTAAACGGCCCGGACAACTTACCCTGAATTTTGATTAG
- the kdsA gene encoding 3-deoxy-8-phosphooctulonate synthase, which translates to MFKTFSAPVKIGSTITVGEATPLLIAGPCVIESLELCREVAQKMKLVAGKLGYNYIFKASFDKANRTAGGSFRGEGIDSGLQILKQIKEEIGVPVLTDIHLPEHAAQAAGVVDVLQIPAFLCRQTDLLLAAGNTQVAVNVKKGQFMAPEDMAYAVEKVASTGNNNVLLTERGASFGYHNLVVDMRSLPIMRQFAPVIFDVTHSVQMPGGAGGKSGGKREFAPYLAKAAAAVGVDGFFIETHPNPEVALSDGPNMVPLAEMEALLAGLLRIRQAI; encoded by the coding sequence ATGTTTAAAACGTTTTCTGCTCCAGTTAAAATAGGATCAACCATTACAGTAGGTGAAGCAACACCATTATTAATAGCCGGCCCTTGTGTTATTGAAAGCCTAGAGCTTTGTCGCGAAGTAGCACAAAAAATGAAGCTGGTGGCAGGAAAATTGGGTTATAACTACATATTTAAAGCATCGTTTGATAAGGCCAATCGCACAGCAGGCGGGTCTTTCAGAGGAGAAGGTATAGACAGTGGTTTGCAAATTTTAAAACAAATAAAGGAAGAAATCGGGGTGCCGGTTTTAACAGATATTCACTTGCCGGAACATGCTGCACAGGCGGCGGGTGTAGTTGATGTTTTACAAATTCCGGCCTTTTTGTGTCGCCAAACCGACTTGTTATTAGCAGCAGGGAACACACAAGTAGCTGTGAATGTGAAAAAAGGCCAGTTTATGGCGCCTGAAGACATGGCCTATGCGGTAGAAAAAGTTGCTTCAACAGGTAATAATAATGTATTACTTACTGAAAGAGGAGCCTCTTTTGGGTATCATAATTTAGTAGTAGACATGCGTTCGTTACCAATTATGCGCCAATTTGCACCGGTAATTTTTGATGTAACCCACAGTGTTCAAATGCCCGGAGGAGCCGGTGGCAAAAGTGGTGGCAAAAGGGAATTTGCTCCATATCTCGCCAAAGCTGCCGCAGCAGTAGGCGTAGACGGCTTTTTTATCGAAACACATCCTAACCCTGAAGTTGCGCTCAGCGACGGGCCGAATATGGTTCCACTTGCAGAAATGGAGGCGCTTTTAGCCGGTTTACTCAGGATTCGGCAGGCAATTTGA